CGGCTGTGTGAACAACTTCGCCCACAAGACCGTCCAATGCGATTATCTCGCGCAGATGCGAGGTCTTTCGCAGGCCATCCTCGAGACGACCGCGTTCATACAGGTAGCTGAGATCCGGCGAGCAGAGCTGAATCGAACACATTTCGAAGCCGAGAATCGAGTCGACGATGTGGAACACGTTGTGCGTAATTTCCTGGTCATCGTGAATTTCGCCAAGCACCCGCGAAGTTTCGTAAATCTTTTCGACGCGCGCCTGCGATCGTTCCAGTTCAGTCGTGCTTTCATTTAGCGAGTCGAGCAACTTGAGCAACTTGGATTCCGACTGCTTCATGTGCCGCGACACAAAACCCACTGCATAAGCAAAGAACCAGGCAAAACCGAGACGCAGTCCAAGTTCTACTGGTGACACTTGGGTTAACAGCTCCGGGTTGCTGATCATATACAACGTGGTTACCGCAATCGAAATGCCGACACAGAAATTCAAATTGAAATAGTATGCCGAGAACATGATGTTCAAGTAATACAGGAGATAGAAACTGGACTCAGCGCCGCCGGTGAACTTGATCAAGTATGTGACGAAGATGACATCGAAGATCAAAGAGTAAGTAAAAACCTCAGAGATGATCTTCGGCTTGTACTTCCAGATCAACGAGAAGATCGAGAGATGCAGCGCAAATATCACCAACGCAAAAGAAATCTCGCGCTGGACCTCGTTTGCTGTCGAAGTCGACAGCATCCAGGCAACTACCGCAGCTGCAGTAATAGCCCGCGAGCCGATATAGATGTTTTCCAAGCGTGGAAAGAGTGTTCTTATAGACTGAGTCAATGCGCCTTCACCCGATCGAGAATATTTCTATTCTATTATCGGTAAAGGCAGGCACTCCCTTAGCCGCCTAATCCCTTTTTGTTCATAGTGTTATACGGACCAAGTCTGCACTCGGTACAAAGCCGTTACGGATTGATATCGGGCTTCTTCAGTCTGTTATTCCTAAGACCTTGAGTACGAACGCATATTCGAACGCGATCTCCCGGAATTGTTGATACCTACCCGACGCTCCGCCGTGTCCAGCATCAAGATCGATCTTGAACAAGAGTAAATTACTATCAGTTTTGTTGGCACGCAACTTGGCACACCACTTCGCGGGCTCCCAATAAGCAACACGCGGATCGTTCAAACTTGTCGTTATCAGAATGTGTGGATAGTCCTTCGCGACAACATTGTCATACGGCGAATACGATTTCATGTAGGGGTAGTAATCGGCTTCTGCCGGATTGCCCCACTCTTCCCATTCGGTGACTGTCAATGGAATCGTCGGGTCGAGCATTGTGTTGATCAAATCGACAAACGGCACGTCCCCGATTGTCGCCTTCCAGAGGTCGGGACGCATGTTGGTGATCGCACCAATCAACAAACCGCCTGCGGAAGCACCATTCGCTACGACTTTGTCTTTGGCGCAGTATTTTTCTGCGATCAGATGTTCGGCACAGGCGATGAAATCAGTGAAGGTGTTCTTCTTCTTGAGCAGCTTGCCGTCAAGATACCATTGACGTCCCATCTCGCCGCCGCCGCGTGTCTGTGCGATGGCGAACACCATTCCCCGATCGAGCAGGCTGATACGATTCGACGAAAACCACGGATCAAGCGGGTCACCATAAGCACCGTAGCCATACAAGTAGAGCGGATTCGTCCCGTCCTTCTTGAACTTGTCTTTGCGATAAACGACCGCGACTGGAACTTGCACTCCATCCGGCGCTGTCGCCAATACTCTTTCCGACTGATAGTTGGCCGGATCAAACCCGCCGAGGACTTCGGTGGTCTTGAGTGCCACGCGTGTACGTTTCTCCATATCGTAATCGTAAACGGTCTTGGGAGTCGTCATCGATTGATAGCTAAATCTCAGCAGACTTATGTTGAATTCCGGATTGGCGTCACCGGCAATTGAGTAGGTCTGTTCTGGAAATTCCACATTGTGAGCGGTCTTGTCTTTCAGGTTGACCACTTTCATTTCCTGAAGGCCATTCTGACGCTGCTGGATTACCAAATGGTTGGCAAATGAGTAGATAGCATCAATCTTGATCTTGTCGTCGTAAGGAATGAATTCCTTCCAGTTGCTTCTTGCAGGATTTGCAGAAGGCGCCTCAACGATCTTGAAATTGACCGCATTGTCATTGGTCAAAATGAAGAACGTGTCGCCGTGCGGATAAACATAATATTCCAGTTCTCCTGTACGCGGCTCGACTACCTTGAACTCCGCAAGCGGTGTCGCTGCGCTGATGAACCACGCTTCGGCTGAGGTCTTGCTCCCAAGACTGATTAATATCCACTGCTTGTCCCGCGTGCGCGTGACATCGAGGAAGAAATGCTCATCGAGTTCTTCAAAGACCAGCACGTCCGCGGTCGATTCTGTGCCAAGCACGTGACGATAGACACGGTACGGCCGATACGTTTCGTCAATGACATCATAGAAAAATGTCGCGTTGTCGCTAGCCCAGGCAATGCTGGTGCCGACATTTTGGATACGATCAGGAAGCAATTCTCCAGTCACCAGATTCTTAACATGCAATTCGTAGACTTCCGATCCAGTGGTATCAACCGTGTATGCCAACAGCTCGTGATTGGGACTAACCGAGAATCCGCCGACATCAAAGTAGCCGATGCCTGCCGCGAGAACATTCTGGTCGAGAAGAATTTCTTCGGCGCCATCAAGCGAACCCTTCTTGCGGCAATAGATCGGATAGTCCTTGCCCTGCTCGGTGCGCGAATAATAGTAGTAGTCGTCAATGCGTTCCGGCACGCTCAAATCCGTTTCTTTGATTCGGCCCACTAATTCGTTATAGAGCTTTTCTTGTAATGCCTCAGTGTCTTTCATCATCGCGACTGTGTAGTCGTTCTCAGCGTCGAGATAGTCCATCACGTCGGGATCAGATTTGTCGCGCAGCCAGAAGTAGTCGTCGATGCGCACATCACCGAGAGTCGTGTCGGCCTTGGGAATTTTGGTCGCCATCGGCGGTTGTGGTGATTCCTGTGCGGTCAGTGTCGCAGCCAATGCGATGATAAACGCGATGATTAAGAGATATGAAGAAGTCGATTTTTTGTAACGAAGCGATGACATAATATTCCTCCGCGAATCTGCGGTTAAGATGCTCTTGGTGGGAAAATGTATGGTTTTGTTGGGTGGGGTGGTTAGGGATATTTTTGACGATATCCTGGTCACAATCCGCCACAATAATAAAGCGGCAGACGTTGCCATCTGCCGCTCACCATTTCACATACTTACGAATACTGTATTATGCAAATCTCATCTGCTCAAGCCGCTTGACGCGCTCTTCCATCGGCGGATGCGTTGAGAACAAACTGGTGATCCCGCCGCGGCCAAAGAGCGGATTGACGATGAACATATGCGCCGTCGCTGGGGAGGCATCCATCGGCACTTTTTGCGCCGCTGTATGCAGCTTGCGCAGAGCATTCGCCAAATCATTGGGATTGCCATGATACTTGGCGCCGCCGGCATCGGCTAAGTATTCGCGCGAACGCGAAATTGCCATCTGAATCATCATCGCCGCAATCGGCGCGATAATCGCCATCGCGATGACAGCTATCGGCGAACCGCCGCGATCGTTGTCGGATCGTCCGCCGCCGAAAATCGCCGCAAATTGCGCCATGTGGGCCAGCATCGAAATCGCACCGGCAAACACTGCCGCGATGGTGCCGATCAAAATATCGCGATGCTTGATATGCGCCAGCTCGTGGCCAAGCACACCGCGAAGTTCCGGCTCGGTCAGAATGCGCATGATTCCCTGCGTGACAGCTACCGCCGCGTGCTCCGGATTACGACCGGTCGCGAATGCGTTCGGTGTGTCGTTCGGAACGATGTAAACCTTGGGCATCGGCAACTCTGCCCGCTGTGCCAATTCGCGCACCATATTGTAAAGACGCGGCTGCTGGGCTTCGGTGACTTCCTGCGCCTTGTACATCTTGAGGACGATCTTGTCCGAGAACCAATAACTGAAAAAGTTCATTCCCAGCGCGAAGACGAAGGCGATTACCATTCCGCCTTGACCGCCCAGCGCGTAACCAATCCCGACAGCCAATACCATCAACAAGGCCATCAGGAAGGTCGTTTTCATTGTGTTCATTATTTCAAAACCTCCATCACTTTCACTTCAAGCGACGCTTCTACCTGCGTCATATCGCTACATTATACGCAACCCGCCGGTAAGTTCACCAGCGAATTCGATTCGATACATTAAACGGTGTTGGGGGAGTTACAGTTCCAGAAATCGGAACGCTCCGGCGAGCTTGCCGCCGGGAAGGCACATCATATCAACGGGATACGGTGATTCAGCTATTCGAAATCCGACTCGAGATAGTCCATCGTCATTTGCTGGCGGTGGATGCGTTCCGACAGGCGCTTGGACAACGCTTCCGCCGCGTTTTCACCATAGACCTTGAGCATATGATTCATCGCGATCACTTCGGAAATGACGGTGATATTCTTGCCGGGCGAAATCGGAATCGTGACGACCGGAATTTCAACGCCAAGCACCGTCGTGTAGCGCTCTTCCAATCCAAGGCGTTCATACTGCGAGCCGCCTTCCCAGACCGAGAGCCGGACCTCAACCTCGACGCGCTTCTGCAAACGGATAGCGCGAATACCAAACAGCTTCTCGATATCAATTACGCCGATGCCGCGCACTTCCATGTGATGCCCCAGCAGTTCGTTGCTCTGCCCGATGATTGTCGATTGCGCTTTGCGGGTGATCTTGACCATGTCGTCGGCGACCAGGCGATGTCCGCGCTCGACCAAGTCGAGTGCGCATTCCGATTTGCCGATTCCCGACTTGCCGGTATACAACAGGCCGACGCCGTACACATCGACGAGCGTGCCGTGCTTGGTTATTGATGGCGCGAAGATGTTATCGAGAATTGTCGAAAGGCGCGTGATGAAGTCGGTTGTCGACATCCGCGTTGACAATAGCGGCACTTTGGCGCGGTCGGCAACTTCCATCATTTCCTTTGTCGGAGCGATTCCCTTGGTCACAACCAAAACCGGCACCGGAAACGAAGTGAGTTTCTCCATCGATTCGGTGCGCTGTTTCGGCGACAGCGAAGTCAGATATGTCAGCTCGGTTTCACCGAATACCTGCACGCGCTTATAGGCAAATCTGTCGGTATAACCTGCCAACGCCAGACCTGGGCGGAAGATTTCGTTGGTTTGGATTGCGCGGTCGACGCCTTCGGCGCCGGCAAGTAGCGTCATGTCGAGAATCTCTCGACGTTCTTTCATTAATTTTTCAACGGTAAGTGCGGCCATAATTGCTTTCCTCGGAAGTCAATCTATGCGCTTGAATGTGAAAAGCAATAAATAATATAGATTTGAGCAGGACGGATGAGGCTCCGTGGGTGGCAGACGCCCATCGGCCGTCCCAGAAGTCAAGTCAGAGACAGGTGCCCCACCGCTTGCGGTGGGATAGTCCGTGGTCGGCAGACGTCACGTACATACTCGTTTCGACTAAGGTGAAATAGGACTATTGAAATGATACGACCTTTGGCTGTCATTCTATTTCTTGTCGCACTGGGCTTGTGCCAAGACGCGCAAGCTCAGGACAAGAATGTCACATCGCAGCCTGTAACCGATACAATGGCGAAAACCTCGACAGCGGTTCACGATTCTACTCAAAGCAAAGCACTTGAAGTGATGAATACCTTGCGCAGATGGAAGGACGATACTGCGCTGATCAAGTTCATCACGGGACTCGGCTACAAGACCAAGGGCCGATCGACACAATCATTTGACTCGGTGTTTGTAAGATACGTCAATTCGGACGAGTATGACCCGGAGTTTGTGTCTGAATTCGGAATACGCATTACGGCAATCTCTATCTTTCTCTTCCAACTTTCTGAGCCGTTCAGAGCCCGGTTAGAAAAGGATTCCACAATTGTCGAGCCTGATTCAGCAAACATAATCGAGAGACGCGCTCTCACGATGGTCGGCTGGCCGGCGCTGGAACGTGTTTGTAACGAAAACGGAATCGAATTCCCGCCTCCGCTACCTCCGCTTCTACATTCGAAGCTGAGAAAGGTGCTTCCTCTCGATCCCAGTACTCCCGACTATGACCTCAAGAGAGGACTTGAGAAACTCCAGTAGGCTTACAGGCAGGTAACAGACGCCGATGTTTGCTGTGCGTTGTTCATGGTGGTCAATGCAAATGTCCGACTGAAGTCGGACCCACAGACTTCTTGCTTCATTTGCGCTCGGTTTAGACAACAAAACGGCGGCAGGAATCGCTTCCCACCGCCGTTATTTCTGGATAC
This genomic interval from bacterium contains the following:
- the hprK gene encoding HPr(Ser) kinase/phosphatase, whose amino-acid sequence is MAALTVEKLMKERREILDMTLLAGAEGVDRAIQTNEIFRPGLALAGYTDRFAYKRVQVFGETELTYLTSLSPKQRTESMEKLTSFPVPVLVVTKGIAPTKEMMEVADRAKVPLLSTRMSTTDFITRLSTILDNIFAPSITKHGTLVDVYGVGLLYTGKSGIGKSECALDLVERGHRLVADDMVKITRKAQSTIIGQSNELLGHHMEVRGIGVIDIEKLFGIRAIRLQKRVEVEVRLSVWEGGSQYERLGLEERYTTVLGVEIPVVTIPISPGKNITVISEVIAMNHMLKVYGENAAEALSKRLSERIHRQQMTMDYLESDFE
- a CDS encoding S9 family peptidase; the protein is MSSLRYKKSTSSYLLIIAFIIALAATLTAQESPQPPMATKIPKADTTLGDVRIDDYFWLRDKSDPDVMDYLDAENDYTVAMMKDTEALQEKLYNELVGRIKETDLSVPERIDDYYYYSRTEQGKDYPIYCRKKGSLDGAEEILLDQNVLAAGIGYFDVGGFSVSPNHELLAYTVDTTGSEVYELHVKNLVTGELLPDRIQNVGTSIAWASDNATFFYDVIDETYRPYRVYRHVLGTESTADVLVFEELDEHFFLDVTRTRDKQWILISLGSKTSAEAWFISAATPLAEFKVVEPRTGELEYYVYPHGDTFFILTNDNAVNFKIVEAPSANPARSNWKEFIPYDDKIKIDAIYSFANHLVIQQRQNGLQEMKVVNLKDKTAHNVEFPEQTYSIAGDANPEFNISLLRFSYQSMTTPKTVYDYDMEKRTRVALKTTEVLGGFDPANYQSERVLATAPDGVQVPVAVVYRKDKFKKDGTNPLYLYGYGAYGDPLDPWFSSNRISLLDRGMVFAIAQTRGGGEMGRQWYLDGKLLKKKNTFTDFIACAEHLIAEKYCAKDKVVANGASAGGLLIGAITNMRPDLWKATIGDVPFVDLINTMLDPTIPLTVTEWEEWGNPAEADYYPYMKSYSPYDNVVAKDYPHILITTSLNDPRVAYWEPAKWCAKLRANKTDSNLLLFKIDLDAGHGGASGRYQQFREIAFEYAFVLKVLGITD
- a CDS encoding sensor domain-containing diguanylate cyclase, coding for MTQSIRTLFPRLENIYIGSRAITAAAVVAWMLSTSTANEVQREISFALVIFALHLSIFSLIWKYKPKIISEVFTYSLIFDVIFVTYLIKFTGGAESSFYLLYYLNIMFSAYYFNLNFCVGISIAVTTLYMISNPELLTQVSPVELGLRLGFAWFFAYAVGFVSRHMKQSESKLLKLLDSLNESTTELERSQARVEKIYETSRVLGEIHDDQEITHNVFHIVDSILGFEMCSIQLCSPDLSYLYERGRLEDGLRKTSHLREIIALDGLVGEVVHTAESKRLIDLDQNEGYIPTIKDAKSALIVPMISHGRVIGILQAESTRVNRFSDIDQKVASILAASAAMAYENSRLHNELEKMVVIDDLTGVYNYRYFSDRLADEIKRATRYRQPLSLIMVDIDWFKRINDTYGHECGNVILKGIVRVAASNIRDTDTLARYGGEEFIIILPQTDHDDARTIAERIRSEIERSTFGDGIKHPKLNATVSVGITTYPDNGHGEDELVQLVDRAMYLAKGSGKNAVVTV
- the htpX gene encoding zinc metalloprotease HtpX, which codes for MNTMKTTFLMALLMVLAVGIGYALGGQGGMVIAFVFALGMNFFSYWFSDKIVLKMYKAQEVTEAQQPRLYNMVRELAQRAELPMPKVYIVPNDTPNAFATGRNPEHAAVAVTQGIMRILTEPELRGVLGHELAHIKHRDILIGTIAAVFAGAISMLAHMAQFAAIFGGGRSDNDRGGSPIAVIAMAIIAPIAAMMIQMAISRSREYLADAGGAKYHGNPNDLANALRKLHTAAQKVPMDASPATAHMFIVNPLFGRGGITSLFSTHPPMEERVKRLEQMRFA